The Microbacterium foliorum genome has a window encoding:
- a CDS encoding MogA/MoaB family molybdenum cofactor biosynthesis protein, whose product MTSLPACVITVSDRSFSGEREDRGGPIAVGLLREAGWHCPDAEVIADGETSVADALRRAVARGVRLIVTTGGTGVGPRDETPEGTRRVITREVPGIAEELRRSGLSDTPLSVLSRGLAGVVDPAGTLVVNLPGSTRAVASGVPVVLTVARHVVDQVEGGDHS is encoded by the coding sequence ATGACGTCGCTACCCGCGTGTGTGATCACCGTCTCGGACCGCTCGTTCTCGGGAGAGCGTGAGGACCGCGGCGGTCCGATCGCCGTCGGGCTGCTCCGCGAGGCGGGCTGGCACTGTCCCGACGCCGAGGTCATCGCCGACGGCGAGACATCCGTGGCCGATGCACTGCGGCGTGCGGTCGCGCGGGGCGTGCGCCTGATCGTGACCACCGGGGGAACCGGGGTCGGACCCCGCGACGAGACGCCGGAGGGCACCCGACGCGTGATCACGCGCGAGGTCCCCGGCATCGCCGAGGAGCTGCGGCGCAGCGGCCTCTCCGACACTCCGCTCTCCGTTCTCTCGCGGGGGTTGGCCGGTGTCGTCGATCCGGCCGGGACGCTTGTCGTGAACCTGCCAGGATCCACACGGGCCGTGGCATCCGGCGTGCCCGTGGTGCTGACCGTCGCGAGACACGTCGTCGACCAGGTCGAGGGCGGTGACCACTCGTGA
- a CDS encoding molybdenum cofactor biosynthesis protein MoaE, protein MNEVRIAAISAEPLDVDTHLAAVDDPALGGVTTFIGRVRDNDPDAQTPVVGLEYSSHPDAETALQTIAQKAAADAVGDARVVVAVSHRIGRLDVGDAAVVIAVAAEHRAEAFAVCRAVIEDIKTSLPVWKRQVESDGTTSWKGIGG, encoded by the coding sequence GTGAACGAGGTGCGGATCGCGGCCATCTCCGCCGAGCCCCTCGATGTCGACACGCACCTGGCCGCGGTCGACGACCCGGCGCTCGGCGGGGTCACCACCTTCATCGGACGGGTGCGCGACAACGACCCCGACGCCCAGACCCCGGTCGTGGGGCTCGAGTACAGCTCGCACCCCGACGCCGAGACGGCGCTGCAGACGATCGCTCAGAAGGCCGCAGCCGATGCGGTCGGCGACGCCAGGGTCGTCGTGGCCGTGAGCCACCGCATCGGCCGGCTCGATGTGGGCGATGCGGCCGTCGTGATCGCCGTCGCCGCCGAGCACCGTGCCGAGGCGTTCGCCGTCTGCCGTGCGGTCATCGAGGACATCAAGACGTCGTTGCCGGTGTGGAAGCGTCAGGTCGAGTCCGACGGCACCACGTCGTGGAAGGGCATCGGCGGCTGA
- a CDS encoding MoaD/ThiS family protein, whose translation MTATRVRYFAAAAEAAGVDSEERGERSLAELRAAVMAEHPALADILPRCAVMVDGVRRDDDHALDDAQLIDVLPPFAGG comes from the coding sequence ATGACCGCGACCAGGGTGCGCTACTTCGCCGCCGCCGCCGAGGCCGCGGGTGTCGACTCTGAGGAACGCGGCGAGCGCTCGCTGGCCGAGCTCCGCGCGGCGGTCATGGCCGAGCATCCGGCTCTCGCCGACATCCTGCCGCGCTGCGCGGTCATGGTCGACGGCGTGCGTCGCGACGACGACCATGCCCTCGACGACGCCCAGCTGATCGACGTGCTCCCGCCCTTCGCCGGCGGGTGA